The Methylocystis bryophila genome contains the following window.
GCCCCGACCGCTCGCGTCGCCTCATTCCCGCTGCGGAGAGAAGCGACGCTTCGAAAAATGGCGTCCAAGTCGGGTATCGCGCATGCGTCATAAATCGAGTGCGAGTTGGGCCGTTGGCGTTGTCGCGCCCTGGTGTCTCGGCGTCGGCCTTCTCGTTTCCTTTACGGCCTCCGCCGGGCAGGATCCTGTGTCCGCTTCGCGGCAAGCGCCGTTGACGGCGCGTATCGAGGCTTCCGTCGAGGGCGCGTCTCTCGCCTCGGCGCTTTTTGGCGAGCTGAACAGATGGCGCGCCGACGCCCCCATCCAGCTCGCGCGCCTTGACGCGGGCGGGCCCTACGATCTTCACACGGCGCCCGACGAACGCGAGCCGCGCGCGGAGTTGAAGCCCAACGCCGCGAATCTTCCCGAAGTCGACCGTTCGCATAAGAGCGATCCGCTCGTCTCGCAGCTTCGTCCGAGCTACGAAACCCGCCGGAACGGACCGGCAAAGAACGCCCAAGTTAACCCGCAGCGACAAAACCCAGGCAGCGAGGAGCCGCAAGTCACGACTCAGCACACCGCCTCGGCGGCGCTCCCCGATCAGTCGGGCTCCACGGCGACGCCCGCAGCGGCTGCTGCGTCCATGGAGGCCGTGAAGGAGCGCGCGCTTCACGGCGCGAGCCCGGCGACGCCGCGCGCCGTGGCGCTGGGCTCGTCGACTCCGGCGCAGCCCGATGCCGTGCCTATCGAAGTGGCGTCCTTCCCCCGCGTCACGCTTGGCCCCATGGCGACCCTGGCGCCGGGCCAGCCCGCGCGACCTGATTATGCCTCGCTGATCGATCCCGAGAAGATGAGCAGCGAGAAGCGTTGTCTCGCCGAGGCTGTCTATTTCGAAGCGCGCAGCGAGCCGGTCGAGGGGCAGGCGGCTGTGGCGCAAGTCGTGCTGAATCGGGTGTCGAGCGGACTGTACCCCCCGAGCATTTGCGGCGTGGTCTATCAAGGCCGGCGCCACTACATGGGGTGCCAGTTCTCCTTCGCCTGCGAAGGAAAGTCGTTGCGCATCACCGAGCCCGAATCCTGGTCGACCGCCGTGCGGGTCGCCGACGAGGTGCTGGCGGGGCAAACCTATCTCTCGCAGGTCGGCCGCTCGACGCATTATCACGCCGACTATGTGCGGCCCTATTGGGCGCACACGCTTCTCCGGATGGAGAAAATCGGGCATCACGTATTTTACAAGATCAAAGGCCGACCGGAGCTGACGCGCAGCGAATTCTAAGTCGCGCCGCGTTCGAGCGGATCGGCTCACCGCAAAAAGACAATCGACTACAAAAATCAACTCGGGCCTAGTCGCGCTTCGCGCGAAAGCCTGTCGCGAGCACATAGAGCTCCGCGGAATCGGGGCGGCTCGCGGCGGGCTTCAAATGACGCACTGTCGCGAAATCGCGCTTTAGTCGCGCGAGCAGTTCCCCTTCGGTCCCGCCTTGCAGCACTTTGGCGACGAAGAAGCCGCCGGGCTTGAGAATTTCCGCGGCGAAGTCGGCGGCGAGCTCGGCCAGCGCGACGATTCGCAGATGATCGGTCGCCCTATGGCCGGTCGCGTTGGCCGCCATGTCGGATATGACGCCGTCGGCGCCGCCGTTTAGCTTCGCCTTGATGAAATCGGGCGCGTCGGGGTCATTGAAGTCCTTGACCGAGAAGTCGACGCCGGGGACGGGGACCATCTCGAGCAGATCGACCGCGACGATCTGGCCCTTGCCCTCCGCGGCCTTGACCCGGCTGGCGGCGACTTGCGACCAGCCGCCTGGGGCTGCGCCGAGATCGACGATGCGCTGCCCCGGCTTGAACAGGCGGCAGCGCTCGTCCATCTCCATGAGCTTATAGGCCGCGCGCGAGCGGTAGCCCTCGCGTTTGGCGCGCGCCACGTAAGGGTCGTTGAGCTGCCGCTCGAGCCACAGGGTCGACGCGTGCGAGCGTTTCCGCGCCGTTCGAACGAATGTCTTGAGCGTGCGCGCGCCAGAGCCGCCGCCGTCCTCCTTGCTCAAGTCAACGCCTCCTCGCGCGGCGCAAACACGCCCTCCGCGTTCGCCGACATCACGAGATGACGCGTGTGCAGGGGCTTGAGCGTCGAGCGGTGGCCGATCGAGACCAGCGTGGTTCTCGGGAGACGCTCCCGCAGCATGTGGTAGATTTCATCCTCGAGCTTCTCGTCGAGCGCCGAGGTGGCCTCGTCCAGGAAGAGCCAGTCGGGCTTCGCCAGCAGCGCTCGCGCGATGGCGACGCGCTGCTGTTCCCCGCCCGAAAGCCGCTGTCCCCAATTGGTCTCTTCATCCAGCCGGTCGACGAAGGGCTCAAGCCTCGCCGCGACGAGGGCGGCCCGCATGTCGCGGCGGTCGTAGACTTTCGGCTCCCGCGGATAGGCGACGGCGGCGGCGAGCTTCCCCATCGGCAGATAAGGGCGCTGCGGAAGAAGCATGACCGACGCTTCGCGCGGAATCTCGATCCAGCCGTCGCGATGGGGCCATATGCCGGCGATGGCGCGGAATAGAGTCGATTTGCCTGAGCCCGAAGGGCCAGAGAGCAGGGTCGACACATGCGGCTCGAATGAGAGGCCCCGCGCGTCGACGATGGGTTCGCCGTCCGGCAGACGCAGCATCGCGTCGAGCGAAACGCGAGGGTCGGCGCCCGCGCGGCGCTCGCCCGCCCGCTGCAGCTCGACCTCCGCACGGCCTGCGGCCGCATCGAAGGATTCGAGTCGTAGCAGCACGGCGTGGAACTCGGCGAGAGAGGAATAGTAAGTGACAAAGAAGTTGAGCGCGTCGTCGACGACGCTGAAAGCGTCGGCCGTCTGGCGGATCACGCCGATCTTGATTTTTCCGGCGAGCACGAAGGGCGCCGTGAGCACGAAGGGGAAGATGGGCGACCACTGCCCATAGATGCTCGTGAACCAGAGGATCTTCTTTTGGCGGTCGACGATCGCAAGAAAATTCTGATAGATCGCCGAGAAGGCGCCGCGTAGCCCGGCGCTTTCTGTCTTCTCGCCCGACAATAAGGCGACCTGCTCGCCATATTCGCGCAGGCGCGCGAGGCCGAAGCGGAAATTCGCCTCGCGGCGCTGGCGTTCGAAGTTCAGCTTCGCCAGCGGCCGGCCGATGAGATGGGTCACGACCGTGCCGGCGGCGACATAGACGAGCGCGATCCAGAACAAGAGCCCCGGAATGGCGAGCTTGCCGTCGAAGAAGGTGAGCTGGCTCGAAATCTGCCATAGCACGATCGAATAAGAGACGAGCGAGCTCAGCGAGGAAATGAGCCGCATCGCGAAGGAGAAGATGCCGAGCCCCCCGTCGCCGCCGTCGATGAAAAAGTTCACGTCCTCGGCGATACGCTGGTCGGGGTTGTCGGCGAGGCCGCCCTCCAGCGTCATCACGTAATGCCGATGACCGCCAAGCCAGCGGTCGACAAAATGCTGCGTGAGCCAGCGGCGCCAGCGGATGACGAGATAGGAGCGCACCACATAATTCGTCACCGCGATGGCCACGTGAAAGAAGGCCCAGGGAATGAAGCCATAGAGCAGCTTCTCCCAGAAGACGGGTGCGTTGAGGTCTTGCAAGGCGCTGTAATAGTCGCGGCGAATGTAGCTGAGCCGCAGCGATATGCCCACGAGCACCTGTAGGAAGAGCACGAGCGTGACGATCATCGTCACCGCCATCGTCGCTTCGCGCGCCTGGAAGGCGGGCAGGGGCCAGATACGGAAGGCGTCGCGCGCG
Protein-coding sequences here:
- a CDS encoding cell wall hydrolase → MRHKSSASWAVGVVAPWCLGVGLLVSFTASAGQDPVSASRQAPLTARIEASVEGASLASALFGELNRWRADAPIQLARLDAGGPYDLHTAPDEREPRAELKPNAANLPEVDRSHKSDPLVSQLRPSYETRRNGPAKNAQVNPQRQNPGSEEPQVTTQHTASAALPDQSGSTATPAAAAASMEAVKERALHGASPATPRAVALGSSTPAQPDAVPIEVASFPRVTLGPMATLAPGQPARPDYASLIDPEKMSSEKRCLAEAVYFEARSEPVEGQAAVAQVVLNRVSSGLYPPSICGVVYQGRRHYMGCQFSFACEGKSLRITEPESWSTAVRVADEVLAGQTYLSQVGRSTHYHADYVRPYWAHTLLRMEKIGHHVFYKIKGRPELTRSEF
- a CDS encoding RlmE family RNA methyltransferase, which produces MSKEDGGGSGARTLKTFVRTARKRSHASTLWLERQLNDPYVARAKREGYRSRAAYKLMEMDERCRLFKPGQRIVDLGAAPGGWSQVAASRVKAAEGKGQIVAVDLLEMVPVPGVDFSVKDFNDPDAPDFIKAKLNGGADGVISDMAANATGHRATDHLRIVALAELAADFAAEILKPGGFFVAKVLQGGTEGELLARLKRDFATVRHLKPAASRPDSAELYVLATGFRAKRD
- a CDS encoding ABC transporter ATP-binding protein/permease, with protein sequence MHILAYGLAAFAFAALVAAATAGDAEIFLLAATAAACAYTTWRARRISSFLKILVGLFSVETILFGLAVLVDVLGYWPKAYADAAPPPTLAITVGVFSILAWGADHIPIVKRIMRLTDLYFDSDARDAFRIWPLPAFQAREATMAVTMIVTLVLFLQVLVGISLRLSYIRRDYYSALQDLNAPVFWEKLLYGFIPWAFFHVAIAVTNYVVRSYLVIRWRRWLTQHFVDRWLGGHRHYVMTLEGGLADNPDQRIAEDVNFFIDGGDGGLGIFSFAMRLISSLSSLVSYSIVLWQISSQLTFFDGKLAIPGLLFWIALVYVAAGTVVTHLIGRPLAKLNFERQRREANFRFGLARLREYGEQVALLSGEKTESAGLRGAFSAIYQNFLAIVDRQKKILWFTSIYGQWSPIFPFVLTAPFVLAGKIKIGVIRQTADAFSVVDDALNFFVTYYSSLAEFHAVLLRLESFDAAAGRAEVELQRAGERRAGADPRVSLDAMLRLPDGEPIVDARGLSFEPHVSTLLSGPSGSGKSTLFRAIAGIWPHRDGWIEIPREASVMLLPQRPYLPMGKLAAAVAYPREPKVYDRRDMRAALVAARLEPFVDRLDEETNWGQRLSGGEQQRVAIARALLAKPDWLFLDEATSALDEKLEDEIYHMLRERLPRTTLVSIGHRSTLKPLHTRHLVMSANAEGVFAPREEALT